The following coding sequences are from one Humulus lupulus chromosome X, drHumLupu1.1, whole genome shotgun sequence window:
- the LOC133804852 gene encoding AP2-like ethylene-responsive transcription factor ANT, which yields MKAMDDHNSNDNNNNNSGNHTDNWLGFSVSPQMKREFTSSSTTPIAVSNSVPTSYYLPPSQFNCSGLCYGVGENAAFQSPLSVMPLKSDGSLCIMEALSRSQPEGMMPSSSPKLEDFLGGASMGSHEYGSQERQAMALSLDSIYYSQNVESSDTNRDPHHHSLDLLQQSYRQQNHQIPYYSEIHCHGVYQTTQLGEQESKQIHIPDCTTTTTDSHITQKPPEDHHSGMPCLKNWVVARQYAGHHSIDHAVNLVDADSGGGGGATGSVRALSCGELQSLTLSMSPGSQSSCITAPRQISQTGTECMVMETKKRGPGKVGQKQTVHRKSIDTFGQRTSQYRGVTRHRWTGRYEAHLWDNSCKKEGQTRKGRQVYLGGYDMEEKAARAYDLAALKYWGASTHINFPLEKYQTELEEMKKMTRQEYVAHLRRKSSGFSRGASMYRGVTRHHQHGRWQARIGRVAGNKDLYLGTFSTQEEAAEAYDIAAIKFRGVNAVTNFDITRYDVEKIMASNTLLAGEFARRNKDIERVPDQAVEYSPSQQINGGSVCETNVMEGHKGHNNNNNANGSDWKMALYQSTPNLEYLDQKSISSASYPNASSSSFSMALQDLIGPVNSSNSTQLMVDHDSADKLGTTHFSNPSSLVTSLSSSREPSPDKNNGPAMVFARPPLASKFISPTAGISSWFQSAAAAAQLRPASISMGHLPVFAAWNDT from the exons ATGAAAGCCATGGATGATCATAAtagtaatgataataataataacaatagtGGAAACCACACCGACAACTGGTTAGGGTTCTCTGTTTCTCCCCAAATGAAAAGGGAGTTCACTTCTTCTTCTACTACACCTATTGCTGTCTCTAACTCTGTTCCCACCAGCTACTACCTCCCCCCTTCTCAATTCAATTGCTCTGGACTCTGTTATGGGGTTGGTGAAAACGCTGCGTTTCAGTCACCTCTCTCTGTAATGCCACTCAAGTCTGATGGCTCCCTTTGTATCATGGAAGCTCTCTCTAGATCACAACCAGAAG GAATGATGCCGAGTTCATCTCCGAAGCTTGAAGACTTTTTAGGAGGTGCAAGCATGGGAAGCCATGAGTACGGAAGCCAAGAGAGACAAGCAATGGCCTTGAGCTTAGACAGCATCTACTACAGCCAAAATGTGGAGTCGTCTGATACAAACAGAGACCCTCACCATCATTCACTGGACCTTCTCCAACAGTCCTATAGGCAACAAAACCATCAGATTCCGTACTACTCGGAAATCCATTGCCATGGAGTATACCAAACGACACAACTTGGGGAACAAGAATCTAAGCAAATCCACATTCCGGACtgtacaaccactactactgATTCCCATATAACCCAAAAGCCACCGGAGGATCACCATTCTGGAATGCCTTGCCTGAAAAACTGGGTTGTAGCTAGGCAATACGCTGGTCACCATTCCATTGACCATGCCGTGAACCTGGTCGACGCGGACAGCGGCGGCGGAGGAGGAGCTACTGGGTCTGTAAGGGCACTCAGCTGTGGAGAGCTACAGTCTCTTACGCTGTCCATGAGCCCCGGGTCTCAATCTAGCTGTATTACAGCTCCAAGACAAATATCACAAACTGGGACAGAATGTATGGTTATGGAGACGAAGAAAAGAGGCCCAGGAAAGGTCGGCCAAAAGCAAACTGTTCATAGAAAGTCCATTGACACGTTTGGCCAGAGAACTTCACAGTATCGAGGTGTCACAAG GCATAGATGGACAGGAAGATATGAAGCTCATTTATGGGACAATAGTTGCAAGAAAGAAGGGCAAACCCGAAAAGGAAGACAAG TGTACTTGG GTGGCTATGACATGGAAGAGAAAGCTGCAAGGGCTTATGATCTTGCGGCCCTTAAATATTGGGGAGCTTCTACTCATATTAATTTTCCG TTGGAAAAGTATCAGACAGAGCTTgaagaaatgaagaaaatgacCCGTCAAGAGTATGTTGCGCATCTGAggag GAAAAGCAGTGGATTTTCTAGAGGGGCTTCAATGTACAGAGGTGTAACAAG gcatCACCAACATGGAAGATGGCAAGCTCGGATTGGCAGAGTAGCCGGAAACAAAGACCTATATCTAGGGACATTTA GTACACAAGAGGAGGCAGCCGAAGCTTATGACATAGCTGCCATAAAATTCCGCGGAGTCAACGCGGTCACCAACTTTGACATTACAAGATATGACGTGGAAAAAATCATGGCTAGTAACACGCTTTTAGCTGGGGAGTTTGCCAGGCGAAACAAAGACATAGAGCGAGTCCCAGATCAGGCCGTTGAATACAGCCCTTCACAACAGATCAACGGTGGTAGTGTTTGTGAAACCAACGTAATGGAGGGTCACAAGGgtcacaacaacaacaataacgcCAACGGTTCAGACTGGAAGATGGCTTTGTACCAGTCTACCCCAAATCTTGAGTATCTTGATCAGAAGTCGATAAGCTCAGCAAGCTATCCAAACGCGTCGTCGTCGTCGTTTTCGATGGCGTTACAAGACCTTATTGGTCCAGTGAACTCGAGCAATAGTACTCAACTGATGGTGGATCATGACTCGGCCGACAAGCTAGGGACGACTCATTTTTCGAACCCATCTTCGCTTGTGACTAGTCTGAGTAGCTCAAGGGAACCAAGCCCAGATAAAAATAATGGGCCCGCAATGGTCTTTGCTAGGCCCCCATTAGCGTCCAAGTTTATCAGTCCAACTGCTGGTATCAGTTCTTGGTTTCAGTCAGCAGCAGCAGCGGCCCAGTTAAGGCCTGCGTCGATCTCAATGGGACACTTGCCTGTGTTTGCAGCTTGGAATGATacctaa